Proteins encoded within one genomic window of Gammaproteobacteria bacterium:
- a CDS encoding pyridoxal phosphate-dependent aminotransferase, translated as MSLSVSQRLQRARPSPTMATSALATELRSQGRPIIDLSAGEPDFDTPAHVRAAAIEAIGSGLTRYTPVEGSAALKAAIIGKFRRENGLEFAPEQVIASSGAKQSCFNLAMAVLNPGDEAIIPAPCWVSYPDMVRLADAEPVMVNASLADGFRITPRALQAAITERTRLLFLNSPGNPTGAAYSRAEWQALGAVLEQHPNIVIGADDIYEHIYWGPEPFVSFAAACPSLADRTVTINGVSKCYAMTGWRIGYAAGPRKLVAAMKKLQGQSTSNPCSISQAASIAALEGGQDCVREMTQAFRVRHDYIVAALDAIPGLRCIPAAGAFYAFPDAGEAIRRLGLADDVALCELLLREADVAVVPGSAFGAQGHFRLSYACGIDTLKEAIGRMRRVLA; from the coding sequence TTGAGCCTATCAGTTTCCCAGCGCCTGCAACGCGCCAGGCCCTCACCCACCATGGCCACCAGCGCGCTGGCCACGGAGCTGCGCAGCCAGGGCCGTCCGATCATCGACCTCAGCGCCGGGGAGCCGGACTTCGACACGCCGGCCCACGTCCGTGCCGCCGCCATCGAGGCCATCGGCAGCGGCCTGACGCGCTACACGCCGGTCGAGGGATCGGCGGCACTGAAGGCTGCCATCATCGGCAAGTTCCGGCGCGAGAACGGCCTGGAATTCGCGCCGGAGCAGGTCATCGCCTCCTCGGGCGCCAAGCAGTCCTGCTTCAACCTGGCCATGGCCGTGCTGAATCCGGGTGACGAAGCCATCATCCCGGCGCCCTGCTGGGTGTCCTATCCCGACATGGTCCGGCTGGCGGACGCCGAGCCGGTGATGGTCAATGCCAGTCTCGCCGACGGATTCCGCATCACGCCGCGCGCGCTGCAGGCCGCCATCACCGAACGCACGCGGCTGCTGTTCCTCAACAGCCCGGGCAATCCCACCGGGGCCGCGTACAGCCGCGCCGAATGGCAGGCGCTGGGTGCGGTCCTGGAGCAGCACCCGAACATCGTCATCGGCGCGGACGACATCTACGAGCACATCTACTGGGGCCCGGAGCCGTTCGTGAGCTTCGCGGCGGCCTGTCCGTCGCTTGCGGATCGCACGGTGACCATCAATGGCGTCTCCAAGTGCTACGCGATGACGGGCTGGCGCATCGGCTACGCGGCGGGACCGCGGAAGCTGGTGGCCGCCATGAAGAAACTGCAGGGCCAGAGCACGTCGAATCCCTGCAGCATCTCCCAGGCTGCCAGCATCGCCGCGCTGGAGGGTGGGCAGGATTGCGTGCGGGAGATGACGCAGGCATTTCGCGTGCGCCATGACTACATCGTGGCCGCCCTGGATGCCATCCCGGGCCTGCGCTGCATTCCGGCTGCCGGCGCGTTCTACGCCTTCCCCGATGCGGGCGAAGCCATCCGCCGCCTTGGTCTGGCGGATGACGTGGCCCTGTGCGAGCTGCTGCTGCGCGAGGCCGACGTCGCGGTCGTGCCGGGATCGGCCTTCGGTGCCCAGGGGCATTTCCGCCTGTCGTATGCCTGCGGTATCGACACCCTGAAGGAAGCGATCGGCCGGATGCGCCGCGTCCTGGCCTGA
- the uvrB gene encoding excinuclease ABC subunit UvrB encodes MDRFELTTALRPAGDQPEAIRALVADIEAGLARQTLLGVTGSGKTFTMANVIAAIQRPAMILAPNKTLAAQLYGEMREFFPRNRVEYFVSYYDYYQPEAYVPSTDTYIEKDASINAHIEQMRLSATKSLLERADAIIVATVSSIYGLGDPQAYLSMVLHLSRGHRVDQRDLLRRLAEMQYTRNDLELSQGSYRVRGEILDVFPADSERQAVRVALFDDEIESLTWFDPLTGEQGESVPRLTLFPKTHYVTPRDIMLRAVEQIREELRERLAVLRQAGKLLEAQRLEQRTMFDLEMINEVGYCNGIENYSRYLSGRQPGEPPPCLFDYLPRNALLIVDESHVTIPQLGGMYRGDRSRKETLVEYGFRLPSALDNRPLRFDEFERIAPQTVYVSATPGPYERRESQAVVEQVVRPTGLLDPEVLVRAAATQVDDVLSEINRRVADDERVLITTLTKRMAEDLTDFLQEHGVRVRYLHSDIETVERTEIIRDLRLGRFDVLVGINLLREGLDMPEVSLVAILDADKEGFLRSEGSLIQTIGRAARNVRGTAILYADRVTGSMERAMAETNRRRARQLAYNEAHGIVPASIRKDVRDILEGARSEPARGRGRERRRVAEPAAPDYASLGPAGTAQELRRLEKRMHEHARNLEFEQAARLRDQIAALREQGLGLPPSRQAG; translated from the coding sequence ATGGACAGGTTCGAGTTGACGACAGCGCTGCGGCCAGCGGGAGACCAGCCCGAGGCCATTCGCGCTCTGGTGGCCGACATCGAGGCCGGGCTCGCCAGGCAGACGCTGCTCGGCGTCACCGGATCGGGCAAGACCTTCACCATGGCCAACGTCATCGCCGCGATCCAGCGTCCGGCGATGATCCTCGCACCCAACAAGACCCTGGCGGCGCAGCTCTACGGCGAGATGCGGGAGTTCTTCCCGCGCAATCGCGTCGAGTACTTCGTCTCCTACTATGACTACTACCAGCCCGAGGCCTACGTGCCGTCCACCGATACCTACATCGAGAAGGACGCATCGATCAATGCCCACATCGAGCAGATGCGGCTCTCGGCCACCAAGTCGCTGCTGGAACGTGCCGACGCCATCATCGTCGCCACGGTCTCCTCCATCTACGGCCTCGGCGATCCGCAGGCCTACCTGAGCATGGTGCTGCACCTCTCGCGTGGCCATCGCGTCGACCAGCGCGACCTGCTGCGTCGCCTCGCGGAGATGCAGTACACGCGCAATGACCTCGAGCTGTCCCAGGGCAGCTACCGGGTGCGTGGCGAGATCCTCGACGTGTTCCCCGCGGATTCGGAGCGCCAGGCGGTGCGCGTCGCGCTGTTCGACGACGAGATCGAGTCGCTCACCTGGTTCGACCCGCTGACCGGCGAGCAGGGCGAGTCCGTGCCGCGCCTGACGCTGTTCCCGAAGACCCACTACGTGACGCCGCGCGACATCATGCTGCGCGCCGTGGAGCAGATCCGCGAGGAGCTGCGCGAGCGCCTGGCGGTGCTTCGCCAGGCGGGCAAGCTGCTCGAGGCGCAACGGCTGGAGCAGCGCACGATGTTCGACCTCGAGATGATCAACGAGGTCGGCTATTGCAACGGCATCGAGAACTACAGCCGCTACCTCTCGGGGCGCCAGCCCGGGGAGCCGCCGCCCTGCCTGTTCGACTACCTGCCGCGCAATGCACTGCTGATCGTCGACGAGAGCCATGTGACCATCCCGCAGCTGGGCGGCATGTACCGTGGCGACCGCTCGCGGAAGGAGACGCTGGTGGAGTACGGCTTCCGCCTGCCATCGGCTCTGGACAACCGCCCGCTGCGCTTCGACGAATTCGAGCGCATCGCGCCGCAGACCGTGTATGTCTCGGCGACGCCTGGTCCGTACGAGCGCCGCGAATCGCAGGCCGTGGTGGAGCAGGTGGTGCGGCCGACCGGGCTGCTGGATCCGGAAGTTCTGGTGCGCGCCGCCGCCACGCAGGTGGATGACGTGCTGTCGGAGATCAACCGCCGGGTGGCCGACGACGAGCGCGTGCTGATCACCACGCTGACCAAGCGCATGGCGGAGGACCTGACCGACTTCCTGCAGGAGCATGGCGTGCGGGTGCGCTACCTGCACTCCGACATCGAGACCGTGGAGCGCACGGAGATCATCCGCGACCTGCGCCTCGGCCGCTTCGACGTGCTGGTCGGCATCAACCTGCTGCGTGAGGGCCTCGACATGCCGGAGGTCTCGCTGGTGGCGATCCTCGATGCCGACAAGGAAGGGTTCCTGCGCTCGGAGGGATCGCTGATCCAGACCATCGGCCGGGCGGCACGCAACGTCCGCGGCACCGCCATCCTCTATGCGGACCGCGTCACGGGTTCCATGGAGCGGGCAATGGCCGAGACCAACCGCCGGCGCGCCCGGCAGCTGGCCTACAACGAGGCCCACGGCATCGTCCCGGCCAGCATCCGCAAGGACGTGCGCGACATCCTCGAGGGTGCGCGCAGCGAGCCGGCCCGCGGCAGGGGCCGCGAGCGTCGGCGGGTGGCCGAACCGGCCGCGCCGGACTACGCCAGCCTGGGTCCCGCGGGCACGGCGCAGGAACTGCGCCGGCTGGAGAAGCGCATGCACGAGCATGCCCGCAACCTGGAATTCGAGCAGGCCGCCCGGCTGCGGGACCAGATCGCGGCGCTGCGTGAGCAGGGGCTGGGACTGCCCCCGTCGCGCCAGGCGGGCTGA
- the thrS gene encoding threonine--tRNA ligase — MPVVTLPDGSTRSFDHPVTVAGVAAAIGPGLARAALAGRVDGRLVDTSFRIDGDARVAIVTDKDADGLEVIRHSTAHLLAQAVKALFPAAQVTIGPVIEDGFYYDFAFERPFTPEDIAAIEAKMKELARADLPVSRRVLPRDEAVRVFSDLGEKYKAEIIAGIPAGEEIGLYGQGDWFDLCRGPHVPSTGKLKAFKLMKVAGAYWRGDSRNEMLQRIYGTAWPDEKSLKDYLHRLEEAEKRDHRRIGRELDLFHFQEEAPGAVFWHPKGWTLFQQLIGYMRERQQQAGYLEVNTPEVMDRSLWVQSGHVEKFGENMFMTRTPDERVYAIKPMNCPGHIQVFNQGLKSYRELPLRICEFGKVHRYEPSGALHGLMRVRAFTQDDAHVFCTEEQITAESVAITHLILGIYRDFGFEDIRIKFSDRPEKRVGSDAIWDRAEAALLAAAEAAGLEMTRNPGEGAFYGPKLEFVLRDAIGRDWQCGTLQVDFNLPGRLGASYVADDSQRRVPVMLHRAMFGSLERFCGILLEHHAGRLPSWLAPVQAVVLNITDRQAGYAGTVKEVLENQGFRIAADLRNEKIGFKIREHTLQRVPYLLVTGDREAETKTVAVRTRSGKDLGTMSLEALSRHLGSEVASRGRVAMED; from the coding sequence ATGCCCGTCGTTACCCTGCCCGATGGCAGCACCCGCAGCTTCGATCACCCGGTCACGGTGGCCGGGGTGGCCGCCGCCATCGGCCCCGGCCTGGCACGCGCCGCGCTGGCGGGCCGCGTCGATGGCCGGCTGGTCGATACCTCGTTCCGCATCGACGGCGATGCGCGCGTCGCCATCGTCACCGACAAGGACGCCGACGGTCTCGAGGTCATCCGGCATTCCACCGCGCACCTGCTGGCGCAGGCGGTCAAGGCGCTGTTCCCCGCCGCGCAGGTGACCATCGGCCCGGTGATCGAGGACGGCTTCTACTACGACTTTGCCTTCGAGAGGCCCTTCACGCCCGAGGACATCGCCGCCATCGAGGCGAAGATGAAGGAGCTGGCCAGGGCCGACCTGCCCGTCAGCCGGCGCGTGCTGCCGCGCGATGAGGCCGTCAGGGTCTTCAGCGACCTCGGCGAGAAGTACAAGGCGGAGATCATCGCCGGCATCCCGGCAGGCGAGGAGATCGGCCTCTACGGGCAGGGCGACTGGTTCGACCTCTGCCGCGGCCCGCACGTGCCGTCCACCGGCAAGCTCAAGGCGTTCAAGCTGATGAAGGTGGCCGGCGCCTACTGGCGGGGTGACTCGCGCAACGAGATGCTCCAGCGCATCTACGGTACCGCCTGGCCGGACGAGAAGTCGCTCAAGGACTATCTGCACCGTCTCGAGGAGGCCGAGAAGCGCGACCACCGCCGCATCGGCCGCGAGCTCGACCTGTTCCACTTCCAGGAAGAAGCGCCCGGCGCCGTCTTCTGGCACCCGAAGGGCTGGACGCTGTTCCAGCAGCTCATCGGCTACATGCGCGAGCGCCAGCAGCAGGCGGGTTATCTCGAGGTCAACACCCCGGAGGTCATGGACCGCAGCCTCTGGGTGCAATCCGGTCACGTCGAGAAGTTCGGCGAGAACATGTTCATGACCCGGACTCCGGACGAGCGGGTCTACGCCATCAAGCCCATGAACTGCCCGGGCCACATCCAGGTGTTCAACCAGGGCCTGAAGAGCTACCGCGAGCTGCCGCTGCGGATCTGCGAGTTCGGCAAGGTCCACCGCTACGAGCCCTCCGGGGCGCTGCATGGCCTGATGCGCGTGCGCGCCTTCACCCAGGACGATGCCCACGTGTTCTGCACCGAGGAGCAGATCACCGCGGAGTCGGTGGCGATCACCCACCTGATCCTCGGTATCTACCGCGACTTCGGCTTCGAGGACATCCGCATCAAGTTCTCCGACCGGCCGGAGAAGCGTGTCGGCAGCGACGCCATCTGGGACCGGGCCGAGGCGGCCTTGCTGGCCGCGGCCGAGGCGGCGGGCCTGGAGATGACCCGCAACCCGGGGGAGGGGGCCTTCTACGGCCCGAAGCTCGAATTCGTGCTGCGCGACGCCATCGGCCGGGACTGGCAATGCGGCACCCTGCAGGTGGACTTCAACCTGCCGGGGCGTCTGGGGGCCAGCTACGTCGCCGACGACAGCCAGCGGCGGGTGCCGGTCATGCTCCACCGGGCCATGTTCGGTTCCCTGGAGCGGTTTTGCGGCATTCTGCTCGAACACCACGCCGGCCGGCTGCCGTCCTGGCTGGCGCCGGTGCAGGCCGTGGTCCTCAATATCACCGACCGCCAGGCCGGCTACGCCGGCACGGTCAAGGAAGTACTGGAAAATCAGGGCTTTCGAATCGCGGCGGACTTGAGAAACGAGAAGATCGGCTTTAAGATTCGCGAACACACGCTGCAGCGGGTTCCCTATCTCCTGGTGACGGGCGACCGGGAAGCCGAAACGAAGACCGTGGCCGTGCGCACGCGAAGCGGCAAGGATCTGGGCACGATGTCCCTCGAGGCACTGTCCCGGCACCTTGGTTCCGAGGTCGCGAGCCGCGGCCGCGTCGCTATGGAGGATTGA
- the infC gene encoding translation initiation factor IF-3, with protein sequence MRRNEEIDSRQLRVIGADGQMIGVMTREQALEMASSQELDLVEVSPTADPPVCRILDFGKFLFEQNKKAHAAKRKQKQIQVKEVKFRPGTEEGDYQVKLRNLVRFLSEGDKAKVTLRYRGREMAHQDLGFKLLQRVQQDLQEHGAVEQMPKLEGRQLVMVISPKRK encoded by the coding sequence ATTCGGCGGAACGAGGAAATCGACTCCCGCCAGTTGCGGGTCATCGGCGCCGACGGGCAGATGATCGGGGTGATGACCAGAGAGCAGGCGCTCGAGATGGCATCGTCCCAGGAACTGGACCTGGTGGAGGTTTCCCCCACCGCCGACCCGCCGGTATGCCGGATCCTGGATTTCGGCAAGTTCCTGTTCGAGCAGAACAAGAAGGCCCATGCTGCCAAGCGCAAGCAGAAGCAGATCCAGGTCAAGGAAGTGAAGTTCCGCCCCGGCACCGAGGAAGGCGACTACCAGGTCAAGCTGCGCAACCTGGTGCGCTTCCTGAGCGAAGGTGACAAGGCGAAGGTGACCCTGCGGTACCGGGGGCGCGAGATGGCGCACCAGGACCTGGGTTTCAAGCTGCTGCAACGTGTGCAGCAGGACCTTCAGGAGCATGGCGCAGTCGAGCAGATGCCGAAGCTCGAAGGCCGCCAGCTGGTGATGGTGATTTCACCAAAGAGAAAGTGA
- the rpmI gene encoding 50S ribosomal protein L35, whose amino-acid sequence MPKMKTKRGAAKRFRATGNGGFKHGQSHLNHILTKKSAKRKRQLGPMHQVEECDVPGLRKQLPYA is encoded by the coding sequence ATGCCGAAGATGAAGACCAAGCGCGGCGCTGCAAAGCGTTTCCGTGCAACGGGGAATGGCGGTTTCAAGCACGGCCAGTCCCACTTGAACCATATCCTCACCAAGAAGAGCGCCAAGCGGAAGCGCCAGCTCGGCCCGATGCACCAGGTCGAGGAATGCGACGTGCCGGGCCTGCGCAAGCAGCTGCCCTACGCGTAA
- the rplT gene encoding 50S ribosomal protein L20 has protein sequence MARVKRGVTAGKRHKKILKKAKGYYNGRRKVYRAAKQAVIKAGQYAFRDRRVKKREFRALWIARINAAIRPHGLSYSRFINGLKLAGIEVDRKVLADLAVHDAEAFAALAEQARGQLAA, from the coding sequence ATGGCAAGAGTCAAGCGTGGCGTTACCGCAGGCAAGCGCCACAAGAAGATCCTCAAGAAGGCCAAGGGCTACTACAACGGTCGCCGCAAGGTCTACCGTGCGGCCAAGCAGGCTGTCATCAAGGCGGGGCAGTATGCGTTCCGCGACCGCCGCGTGAAGAAGCGCGAGTTCCGCGCCCTGTGGATCGCCCGCATCAACGCCGCCATCCGGCCCCACGGCCTGTCGTACAGCCGGTTCATCAACGGACTGAAGCTGGCCGGCATCGAGGTCGACCGCAAGGTCCTCGCCGACCTGGCGGTGCACGATGCCGAGGCCTTCGCCGCCCTGGCCGAGCAGGCCAGGGGCCAGCTCGCGGCCTGA
- the pheS gene encoding phenylalanine--tRNA ligase subunit alpha: protein MDALEGLMGRARAAVAEAANLAVLDEVRVRFLGKKGELTALLKQLGGLPAAERPAAGQAINVARDAVIAALEQRRTQLEAEQLATTLAGERVDLTLPGRGTAPGGEHPVSRSLARIEAIFRGAGFAVHEGPEIEDDFHNFTALNIPENHPARAMHDTFYFPGGRLLRTHTSPVQIRALRAQGAPIRLIAPGRVYRCDSDMTHTPMFHQVEGLVVGRGVSFANLKAVLHEFVERFFERPATLRFRPSYFPFTEPSAEVDVQAESGRWLEILGCGMVHPEVLRQAGVDPEEFTGYAFGMGVERLTMLRCGVNDLRLFFDNDLRFLRQFN, encoded by the coding sequence ATGGACGCACTCGAAGGGCTCATGGGTCGCGCGCGGGCTGCCGTGGCCGAGGCCGCGAACCTCGCCGTGCTCGATGAAGTCCGGGTCCGCTTCCTCGGCAAGAAGGGCGAGCTGACGGCGCTGCTGAAGCAGCTCGGCGGGCTGCCGGCCGCGGAGCGCCCGGCGGCCGGCCAGGCCATCAACGTGGCCCGTGATGCCGTCATCGCCGCGCTGGAACAGCGCCGCACCCAGCTCGAGGCCGAGCAGCTGGCGACCACGCTGGCCGGGGAACGCGTCGACCTGACACTGCCCGGACGCGGTACGGCGCCGGGTGGGGAACACCCGGTGAGCCGCTCGCTGGCGCGCATCGAGGCGATCTTCCGCGGCGCCGGCTTCGCGGTCCACGAGGGGCCGGAGATCGAGGACGACTTCCACAACTTCACGGCGCTGAACATCCCGGAGAACCATCCGGCGCGCGCGATGCACGACACCTTCTACTTCCCTGGCGGGCGGCTGCTGCGCACGCATACCTCGCCGGTGCAGATCCGCGCGCTGCGGGCGCAGGGGGCACCGATCCGGCTCATCGCCCCAGGGCGTGTATACCGCTGCGATTCGGACATGACCCACACGCCCATGTTCCACCAGGTCGAGGGCCTGGTGGTCGGTCGCGGTGTCAGCTTCGCCAACCTGAAGGCCGTGCTGCACGAGTTCGTCGAGCGCTTCTTCGAGCGCCCGGCGACGCTGCGCTTCCGGCCGTCCTATTTCCCCTTCACCGAGCCGTCGGCGGAGGTCGATGTGCAGGCCGAATCCGGGCGCTGGCTGGAGATCCTCGGCTGCGGCATGGTTCACCCTGAAGTGCTGCGCCAGGCCGGTGTGGATCCCGAGGAGTTCACCGGCTACGCCTTTGGCATGGGCGTGGAGCGCCTGACGATGCTCCGCTGTGGCGTCAACGACCTGCGCCTGTTCTTCGACAACGACCTGCGCTTCCTGCGCCAGTTCAACTGA